One part of the Rutidosis leptorrhynchoides isolate AG116_Rl617_1_P2 chromosome 1, CSIRO_AGI_Rlap_v1, whole genome shotgun sequence genome encodes these proteins:
- the LOC139872076 gene encoding uncharacterized protein: MEWYLISVLVAVVWIASLCKFLHATLYPYPSPILNIDDEYLPKRNVLLVIAHPDDESMFFSPTINQLTSRGHNVHILCMSTGNADGIGDVRKKELYRASAILKVPNLQVTVLDHPEFQDGFGKVWSSSIISKIVEKKVLAHAIDTIITFDSYGVSGHCNHRDVHHGVQRYLLDTSSRDIEAWELVSTNLIRKFSGPIDIWLSLWSSGENTLPESKECFLNDHPRRSYAAMSEHRSQWVWFRKLFVIFSSYTYVNTLRKFN; encoded by the exons ATGGAGTGGTATCTTATATCTGTTTTAGTTGCTGTTGTATGGATTGCATCTCTTTGCAAATTTCTTCATGCAACGCTATATCCGTATCCATCACCGATCTTAAATATTGATG ATGAATATTTGCCAAAGAGAAATGTATTACTGGTTATTGCTCATCCTGACGATGAATCAAT GTTCTTTTCACCAACAATCAATCAGTTGACTTCTAGAGGGCATAACGTGCATATATTGTGCATGTCAACTG GTAATGCAGATGGTATTGGAGATGTTAGGAAGAAAGAGCTTTATAGGGCGTCCGCAATCCTTAAG GTTCCTAACCTACAAGTTACAGTCTTGGATCATCCAGAGTTTCAG GATGGTTTTGGGAAAGTATGGAGTAGTAGCATAATATCAAAGATTGTGGAAAAGAAAGTACTTGCTCATGCAATTGACACG ATCATAACATTCGATAGCTATGGTGTATCAGGTCACTGTAATCACCGTGACGTACATCATGGAGTGCA GAGGTACTTGCTTGATACTTCATCACGAGATATTGAAGCGTGGGAGTTG GTGAGTACTAACTTGATTCGCAAGTTTAGTGGGCCAATTGATATCTGGTTATCATTATGGAGTTCGGGCGAGAATACATTACCGGAGTCTAAGGAGTGCTTTCTAAACGATCATCCTCGTAGAAGCTATGCTGCAATGTCTGAGCACCGGAGCCAATGGGTTTG GTTTCGGAAACTGTTTGTTATATTTTCTAGTTATACGTACGTGAACACTTTAAGGAAGTTCAACTGA
- the LOC139901959 gene encoding DUF724 domain-containing protein 2-like — translation MADDDNSEIFTVGSKVEVSSNEPGFEGAWYVATLLDTNIQNSKNKKGCLVKCDKLCVDDDLSVNYTEVVDPKFIRPLPPPEYGGDGVFQVGDVIDADSRDGWWIGVVVKKVMNENDDDDDIEKYVVRFENDDEESEFKKDQLRFHVDWVDSTWKRPKKAKMADTIGAQASESNNDAQSGFITPSKGHGKLDNTSSYSTTRRTRSQTRPECSNSRNRNVNSNSRGQRSRFSARVANLGSGNKTSKKLTLPVMEMSGSRAVNQDSPLAEHEMITTETSEEDDRTSQQSARQLKLSVNRNESQQGSSCSTPGVHREESSGQLNQTGVVNNGVTTTDNYQQEWAFIKQSSWWATLESHESYQNTPQKPHFTPLKERKQFIREGLAIGLMVAFSDMVHRVSSLQLIDPINMIKDCLEILDEFESHGFDVGPVRDCLNTLLTWKVRVGQLEEELENEKSKQEKFKLCKSATEEDSRQIEAKIRELQEILVQNLRTISVQNEKINESKVRADSVCNQMVDYRTAFAKLAATPLANLKRLPVRHEVDKRGNDLESTICPICKNDIERWNKV, via the exons ATGGCGGATGATGATAACAGTGAAATATTCACTGTAGGATCAAAAGTTGAAGTAAGCAGCAACGAACCCGGTTTTGAGGGTGCATGGTACGTCGCCACCTTACTAGATACAAACATACAAAACTCCAAAAACAAAAAAGGTTGTTTGGTTAAATGCGACAAATTGTGTGTTGATGATGACTTGAGTGTGAATTACACTGAGGTTGTTGACCCTAAGTTTATCCGACCATTACCACCGCCGGAGTACGGTGGCGACGGTGTGTTTCAGGTGGGTGACGTCATTGATGCTGATTCTAGAGATGGATGGTGGATCGGGGTTGTTGTTAAAAAGGTGATGAATGaaaatgatgacgatgatgatattgAGAAATATGTTGTTCGTTTTGAAAATGATGACGAAGAATCTGAATTTAAAAAGGACCAGTTGAGGTTTCATGTTGATTGGGTTGACTCTACTTGGaag AGACCAAAGAAGGCGAAAATGGCGGACACAATTGGTGCACAAGCATCAGAATCCAACAATGATGCTCAATCAGGCTTCATTACACCATCTAAAGGACATGGTAAATTAGACAACACAAGCAGCTATTCTACAACAAGGCGTACTCGTTCACAAACAAGACCT GAATGTAGTAATAGCAGGAACAGGAATGTGAATTCGAATTCACGTGGTCAAAGATCTCGTTTTTCAGCACGTGTAGCAAATTTAg GGTCTG GTAACAAGACAAGCAAAAAACTTACTCTACCTGTGATGGAAATGAGCGGGTCTCGTGCTGTTAATCAAGATTCGCCTCTTGCTGAACATGAAATGATCACCACA GAAACTTCTGAGGAAGATGATAGAACCAGCCAGCAAAGTGCAAGACAACTCAAGTTATCGGTTAACAGGAATGAATCACAACAAg GAAGTTCGTGTAGTACTCCTGGTGTCCACCGTGAAGAATCAAGCGGTCAACTGAACCAAACAGGGGTGGTCAACAATGGTGTAACGACTACTGATAATTACCAACAAGAGTGGGCTTTTATCAAGCAGTCATCGTGGTGGGCCACCCTCGAGTCTCATGAATCATACCAAAACACACCTCAAAAGCCACACTTCACTCCATTAAAGGAACGTAAACAGTTTATTCGTGAAGGTTTAGCAATTGGTTTAATGGTGGCGTTTTCAGACATGGTTCACAGGGTTTCAAGCTTACAACTGATCGATCCCATCAACATGATTAAAGACTGTCTTGAAATTTTGGATGAGTTTGAGTCCCACGGATTTGATGTGGGCCCGGTTAGGGATTGTCTAAATACGTTACTGACGTGGAAAGTCAGAGTGGGCCAGCTTGAAGAGGAGTTGGAAAATGAGAAGAGTAAACAAGAGAAATTCAAACTTTGCAAGTCTGCAACTGAAGAGGATTCGCGACAAATTGAAGCAAAGATACGTGAATTGCAAGAAATACTGGTGCAGAATTTGAGAACGATAAGCGTACAGAACGAGAAAATTAACGAGTCGAAAGTTAGAGCAGACAGTGTTTGTAACCAGATGGTTGACTATAGGACTGCATTCGCAAAACTTGCTGCAACCCCTTT agcaAACCTGAAAAGATTACCCGTTCGTCATGAAGTAGATAAAAGAGGCAATGATTTAGAATCTACCATTTGCCCGATTTGCAAGAATGATATTGAACGGTGGAACAAAGTTTAA